One stretch of Vigna unguiculata cultivar IT97K-499-35 unplaced genomic scaffold, ASM411807v1 contig_5, whole genome shotgun sequence DNA includes these proteins:
- the LOC114172230 gene encoding uncharacterized protein LOC114172230, whose translation MEFGRLLEALVENARVYMLTGEAEHWWASMRLAKEVEFLQLTQGNKSVVEYAEKFKHLGHFYTMPLDEEWHCRKFENGLRGDIRLMVAPLSIKDFAALVENARVMERMKDPVPSLRRTARDEFFPATIEFPQVQPLWQGGRLWQRFSHSEEDSVTTFTTDSEPNFGLDSTEEGRKQASGYRQGLCDDWVGGSMFRVLCAGLGSAGVELVFDLVVSTPTSGLVRTSSVCARCPVEEKKMLFSNLEEPELLSSHGVMKKIRDGAQCYMVFTRMDVEKEERIAVIPVVREFEDVFPEEVPGLPPRREVEFSIDLVPRAGPVSIAPYRMAPVELVELKKQIEGLLEKQLIRPSASPWGAPVLLVKKKDGGSRLCVDYRQLNKLTIKNKYPLPRIYDLMDQLHGASVFSKIDLRSGYHQILVKAEDVEKTAFRSRYGHYEYVVMPFGVTNALTLFMDYMNWIFRPFLVKFVVVFIDDILIYSKTHEEHAELLRIVLGILREQLFAKLSKCDFWMREVQFLGHVISSQGIVVDPTKVEVVIQL comes from the exons atggagtttggaagacttCTTGAAGCCTTGGTGGAAAATGCCAGGGTCTATATGCTCACTGGAGAGGCTGAGCATTGGTGGGCCAGTATGAGGTTGGcaaaggaggtggagttcctccaacTGACACAGGGGAACAAGTCAGTGGTTGAGTACGCCGAGAAGTTCAAACATCTGGGGCATTTCTACACCATGccgctcgatgaggagtggcaTTGCagaaagtttgagaatggtctcAGAGGAGAcattcgcttgatggtggccccgctgtccatcaaggactttgcagCCTTGGTGGAAAATGCCAGGGTCATGGAGCGTATGAAG GATCCAGTGCCATCACTGCGGAGGACCGCACGTGATGAGTTTTTCCCCGCAACTATCGAGTTTCCGCAGGTGCAACCATTGTGGCAGGGAGGGCGACTTTGGCAGAGATTTTCCCACTCTGAGGAGGACAGTGTCACGACCTTCACCACAGACTCCGAGCCAAACTTCGGGCTAGACTCAACAGAGGAGGGGAGGAAGCAAGCCTCAGGCTACAGGCAGGGTCTATGCGATGACTGGGTCGGAGGCAGCATGTTCAG AGTCTTATGTGCGGGACTTGGGTCTGCCGGTGTTGAGCTAGTGTTTGACCTCGTAGTATCTACCCCGACATCTGGGTTGGTTAGGACTTCTTCGGTGTGTGCTAGATGTCCAGTTGAG GAGAAGAAGATGTTGTTCTCCAACttagaggagcctgagttgttgtCTTCTCATGGGGTTATGAAGAAAATCCGGGACGGCGCACAGTGCTATATGGTCTTTACCAGGATGGATGTTGAGAAGGAGGAAAGGATAGCGGTGATACCAGTGGTTAGGGAATTTGAGGATGTGTTCCCCGAAGAGGTACCAGGTTTGCCCCCGAGGAGAGAAGTTGAGTTCTCCATAGACTTGGTACCGAGAGCTGGCCCTGTGTCAATAGCTCCTTACCGCATGGCCCCAGTGGAGTTGGTAGAGTTAAAGAAGCAGATAGAGGGATTGCTTGAGAAACAGCTTATACGGCCGAGTGCTTCGCCGTGGGGAGCGCCTGTCTTATTggtaaagaagaaagatggcggctcgaggttgtgtgtggattataggcAGCTGAACAAGTTGACTATCAAAAATAAGTACCCGTTGCCAAGAATatatgatttgatggatcaactACATGGGGCGTcagtgttctccaagattgatctccggtcaggttatcatcagattctgGTGAAGGCAGAAGATGTAGAGAAGACTGCTTTTCGATCCAGATATGGGCACTACGAGTATGTTGTCATGCCATTCGGTGTGACTAATGCCCTGActttgttcatggactacatgaactgGATCTTCCGCCCGTTTCTAGttaagtttgtcgtggtctttaTAGACGACATACTCATCTACTCCAAGACGCATGAGGAACATGCCGAGCTTTTGAGGATAGTGCTTGGTATCTTGAGGGAGCAATTGTTTGCCAAGTTGTCAAAGTGTGACTTTTGGATGAGAGAAGTGCAGTTCTTGGGGCACGTGATATCATCTCAGGGTATAGTTGTGGATCCAACTAAGGTGGAGGTCGTGATACAGTTGTAG